Proteins encoded by one window of Cylindrospermum stagnale PCC 7417:
- a CDS encoding TIGR03279 family radical SAM protein: MSTIHPAKITNIIPDSIAAEIGFEVGDAIVAINGTQPRDLIDYQFLCADEVLELEVLDATGKSHHIEIEKDYDDDLGLEFETALFDGLIQCNNRCPFCFIDQQPPGKRSSLYLKDDDYRLSFLYGSYLTLTNLPEREWQRIEQMRLSPLYVSVHATEPEVRTRLLKNPRGGQILQQLKWFQERRLQIHAQVVVCPGINDGEHLEKTLRDLASFHTGEVPAVASVAVVPVGLTRFRPQEDELTPVTREKAQEVISQVLKLLQQFRQQFDSNFAWLADEWFLIAGEKLPSEAEYEEYPQIDNGVGSIRLFIKQFTNAAAELLPPKVSPKRKLTWVVGNAVERAFQPIVKQLNAVEGLEVNMQALSSDYWGQSISVTGLLTGHDLLLNLQGQDLGEGILLPNVMLKHGELIFLDDMSIEEVARQLDTKILPVAGVEDLINTCIQC; encoded by the coding sequence ATGAGTACAATTCATCCTGCCAAAATTACCAATATTATTCCCGACTCCATAGCCGCAGAAATTGGCTTCGAGGTGGGAGATGCGATCGTTGCCATTAATGGTACACAACCCCGTGATTTAATTGATTATCAATTTTTATGTGCTGATGAAGTCCTGGAACTAGAAGTTTTAGATGCTACTGGTAAAAGCCATCATATTGAAATCGAAAAAGACTACGACGACGACTTAGGGCTAGAATTTGAAACTGCCCTATTTGATGGTTTAATTCAGTGTAATAACCGTTGCCCCTTTTGCTTTATTGACCAACAGCCACCGGGTAAGCGCTCTAGCTTGTACTTAAAAGACGACGATTATCGTTTGAGCTTTTTGTATGGCTCTTATCTCACCCTCACCAACTTACCAGAAAGAGAATGGCAGCGGATTGAACAAATGCGCTTGTCTCCTTTGTATGTCTCTGTTCATGCCACAGAACCAGAAGTGAGAACTAGACTGCTAAAAAATCCTCGTGGGGGACAAATTTTGCAGCAACTCAAGTGGTTCCAAGAAAGAAGACTGCAAATTCATGCTCAAGTAGTGGTTTGTCCTGGCATCAACGATGGTGAACATTTAGAAAAAACATTACGAGATTTAGCATCCTTTCATACTGGTGAAGTGCCTGCGGTGGCATCTGTGGCAGTTGTGCCGGTGGGTTTGACGCGGTTTCGTCCCCAAGAAGACGAACTGACACCAGTAACACGGGAAAAAGCGCAGGAAGTTATCTCTCAAGTGCTCAAGCTTTTGCAGCAATTTCGTCAACAATTCGATTCTAACTTTGCTTGGTTAGCCGATGAGTGGTTTTTGATTGCTGGTGAGAAATTACCCAGCGAAGCTGAATATGAGGAATATCCTCAAATTGATAACGGTGTTGGTTCTATTCGTTTGTTTATCAAGCAATTCACCAACGCCGCTGCCGAATTACTACCGCCAAAAGTCTCACCCAAGAGAAAATTAACTTGGGTTGTCGGTAACGCCGTAGAAAGAGCATTTCAACCCATTGTTAAACAGTTGAATGCTGTTGAAGGTTTAGAGGTAAATATGCAGGCGTTATCTAGCGATTATTGGGGACAAAGTATCAGCGTTACCGGGTTACTGACTGGGCATGATTTACTTTTAAACTTACAGGGGCAAGATTTAGGCGAGGGAATTTTGTTGCCAAATGTCATGCTGAAACATGGCGAATTGATATTTTTAGATGACATGAGTATTGAGGAAGTAGCTCGCCAATTGGATACAAAAATCCTGCCAGTTGCCGGAGTTGAGGATTTAATTAATACCTGTATTCAGTGTTGA
- a CDS encoding trypco2 family protein produces MSNENLIGLAELIQQVKRELLTTSPTSPSNEKDIPFLSVDSVELELQVTVKKEGKSGIKIYVLEVGVGGSRDDVQKVKVTLSPLVNKATLLKAYYQQYPERWQEFLKRSVEAVTKGSEGNVGDNF; encoded by the coding sequence ATGTCTAACGAAAATCTTATAGGACTAGCAGAATTAATTCAACAGGTCAAGCGAGAATTACTTACTACTTCTCCCACTTCCCCAAGTAATGAAAAAGACATACCTTTCCTTAGTGTAGACTCTGTAGAGTTAGAACTACAAGTAACAGTTAAGAAGGAAGGAAAGAGTGGAATCAAAATCTATGTCCTCGAAGTAGGGGTGGGGGGCAGTCGGGATGATGTGCAAAAGGTGAAAGTTACCCTTTCCCCTTTAGTTAACAAGGCAACATTGCTCAAAGCCTACTACCAACAATATCCTGAACGTTGGCAAGAATTTTTAAAAAGAAGTGTGGAAGCCGTCACAAAAGGAAGCGAGGGAAACGTAGGCGACAATTTCTAA